One genomic segment of Oreochromis aureus strain Israel breed Guangdong linkage group 9, ZZ_aureus, whole genome shotgun sequence includes these proteins:
- the LOC120441827 gene encoding gastrula zinc finger protein XlCGF8.2DB-like: MRFLCVAESRDSTVTNPSRAEEGGGANSLGLWAHLKDQRGPRSQRSQEADKPHRRKGEKKYSCDECGKDFTVKASLKMHQVIHTGERPFSCGDCGKSFTKSGNLKTHQLIHTGERPFSCDECGKSFTQSGSLKKHQLIHTGEKPFSCGDCGKSFTQSASLKTHQLIHTGERPFSCGDCGKSFTESGSLKKHQLIHTGERPFSCDECGKSFTKFGHLKTHQLIHTGERPFSCDECGKSFTHSGHLKTHQLIHSGERPFSCDECGKSFTKSGNLKTHQLIHTGERPFSCDQCGRAFTQSNGLKSHLSRNTHLRIHTGHDVYSCDQCGKQFAINTRLQRHMFTHSEERPYKCDLCEKTFKSPYYLKAHQQIHTRKTLQVHVL, translated from the exons ATGCGTTTTCTGTGTGTAGCCGAGTCACGTGACAGCACAGTAACAAATCCGAGCAGGGCAGAAGAAGGGGGTGGAGCAAA ttctctcggtttgtgggctcatctaaag gaccaacgtggaccgagaagtcagcgctctcaggaggccgacaaacctcacagaagaaagggagagaaaaaatacagctgtgacgagtgtgggaaagATTTTACCGTAAAAGCTTCCCTAAAAatgcatcaggtcatccacactggagagagaccgttcagctgtggagactgtggaaagtcttttaccaagtctggaaacttaaaaacgcaccaactcatccacactggagagagaccatttagctgtgatgagtgtggaaagtcttttacgcagtctggaagcttaaaaaaacaccaactcatccacactggagagaaaccgttcagctgtggagactgtggaaagtcttttacacAGTCTGcaagtttaaaaacacaccaactcatccacactggagagagaccgttcagctgtggagactgtggaaagtcATTTACAGagtctggaagcttaaaaaaacaccaactcatccacactggagagagaccgttcagctgtgacgagtgtggaaagtcttttaccaagtttggacacttaaaaacacaccaactcatccacactggagagagaccattcagctgtgacgagtgtggaaagtcttttacccactctggacacttaaaaacacaccaactcatccacagtggagagagaccattcagctgtgacgagtgtggaaagtcttttaccaaatctggaaacttaaaaacacaccaactcatccacactggagagagaccgttcagctgtgatcagtgtggcagagcttttactcagaGTAACGGCTTAAagagtcatcta AGCCGAAATacacacctacgcattcacaccggacatgatgtgtacagctgtgatcagtgtggcaaacaGTTTGCTATAAACACACGCTTACAACGTCACATGTTTACCCACTCTGAGGaacgaccttataaatgtgacctgtgtgagaagacttttaaatctccataTTACTTGAAAGCACACCAACaaatccacaccagaaagactctacaagtgcatgtactgtga